A portion of the Fusobacterium perfoetens ATCC 29250 genome contains these proteins:
- a CDS encoding PTS fructose transporter subunit EIIC translates to MKNTLLELRKHLLFGTSHMIPFIVAGGVLLSLAVMISGKGAVPDTGILKDISDMGIAGLTLFTAVLGGYIAFSIADRPGLAPGMIGSWIAVSQYKTGFLGAIIVGFLAGYVVNMLKKIKLPASMRSLSTIFICPLFGTLIVSGIVMWVIGTPIALMMEGLNNWLSSMRDTGKVALGAILGGMTAFDMGGPINKVATLFAQTQVDTHPWLMGGVGVAICTPPIGMGLATILGPKKYTREEKEAGKAAILMGLIGISEGAIPFAAADPLRVLPSIVVGGMVGNIIGFVMNVVNHAPWGGWIVLPVVEGKLGYVIATIAGSLVTALMVNLLKKPIVEKIETTDATDDSEEVELDFD, encoded by the coding sequence ATGAAAAATACTTTATTAGAATTAAGAAAACATTTACTATTCGGTACAAGTCACATGATACCATTTATAGTTGCTGGGGGAGTTTTACTATCACTTGCAGTTATGATTAGTGGAAAAGGAGCTGTACCTGATACAGGAATATTAAAAGATATTTCAGATATGGGTATTGCAGGACTTACATTATTCACAGCAGTTCTTGGAGGATATATAGCTTTCTCTATAGCAGATAGACCTGGATTAGCTCCTGGTATGATTGGTTCTTGGATAGCAGTTTCTCAATATAAAACAGGATTTTTAGGAGCTATAATAGTTGGATTCTTAGCTGGTTATGTTGTTAATATGTTAAAGAAAATAAAATTACCAGCAAGTATGAGATCTTTATCTACAATATTTATTTGTCCTTTATTTGGAACATTAATAGTTTCAGGAATAGTTATGTGGGTTATAGGAACTCCAATAGCTTTAATGATGGAAGGATTAAATAACTGGTTAAGTAGTATGAGAGATACAGGAAAAGTTGCTTTAGGAGCTATTCTTGGAGGAATGACAGCATTTGATATGGGAGGACCAATAAATAAAGTTGCTACATTATTTGCTCAAACTCAAGTTGATACACACCCATGGTTAATGGGAGGAGTTGGAGTTGCAATTTGTACACCACCTATCGGAATGGGATTAGCAACAATATTAGGACCTAAAAAATATACTCGTGAAGAAAAAGAAGCTGGAAAAGCAGCAATACTTATGGGATTAATCGGAATTTCTGAAGGAGCTATTCCATTCGCAGCAGCTGACCCATTAAGAGTTTTACCTTCAATAGTTGTAGGAGGAATGGTTGGAAACATAATAGGATTTGTTATGAATGTTGTTAACCATGCACCTTGGGGAGGATGGATTGTTCTTCCAGTAGTAGAAGGAAAATTAGGATATGTTATAGCAACAATTGCAGGTTCTCTTGTAACAGCATTAATGGTAAACTTATTAAAAAAACCAATAGTTGAAAAAATAGAAACTACTGATGCAACAGATGATTCAGAAGAAGTTGAATTAGATTTTGACTAA
- a CDS encoding PTS sugar transporter subunit IIA encodes MELIVKNRVLLDKTFSNKEEAIKEMAKLFLEEGIVEDYDKYVESLFDRENIAPTAVGYEVGLPHGKSDAVTRPAVAFARLNEEILWDSEENENAKFIFMLAIPNAAAGNEHINILVNLSKKILDDDFRDLITKATSTEEIVKAINE; translated from the coding sequence ATGGAATTAATAGTTAAAAATCGTGTATTATTAGACAAAACTTTTTCAAATAAGGAAGAAGCTATAAAAGAAATGGCAAAACTTTTCTTAGAAGAGGGAATAGTAGAAGATTATGATAAATATGTGGAATCTTTATTTGACAGAGAAAATATAGCTCCAACAGCTGTTGGATATGAAGTAGGGTTACCTCATGGTAAAAGTGATGCAGTTACAAGACCAGCTGTTGCTTTTGCAAGACTTAATGAGGAAATTTTATGGGATAGTGAAGAAAATGAAAATGCTAAATTTATATTTATGTTAGCTATACCTAATGCAGCAGCAGGTAATGAGCATATAAATATTTTAGTAAATCTTTCTAAAAAAATATTAGATGATGATTTTAGAGATTTAATAACAAAAGCAACTTCTACAGAAGAAATTGTAAAAGCAATAAACGAATAA